In the Gossypium arboreum isolate Shixiya-1 chromosome 10, ASM2569848v2, whole genome shotgun sequence genome, one interval contains:
- the LOC108487931 gene encoding uncharacterized protein LOC108487931 → MKDLLSKKKKLINIETVTLTEGCSAILTNKLPPKLKDPRSFTILCSIGNHYLGKALYDLGASNNLLPLSTFRKLGIGHMKSTIVTLQLIDRSLAQLEGKIKDVLVCADKFIFLVDFIILDYEVDKELAIILGRPILATSQTLIDVYKGELTMRLNDEQVTFSVFESIQCKDKEECHTVNMLDGLIEEEFNDQSTVLSEEFVVTSDA, encoded by the coding sequence ATGAAAGACCTCCTTTCCAAGAAGAAGAAGCTCATTAACATTGAAACTGTTACACTCACAGAAGGTTGTAGTGCTATTTTGACAAACAAGTTGCCCCCTAAATTGAAAGATCCTAGGAGCTTTACCATTCTatgttcaattggaaatcattACTTGGGCAAGGCTTTATATGACTTGGGAGCTAGCAATAACCTACTGCCACTATCTACTTTCAGAAAGTTAGGAATTGGTCACATGAAATCTACTATAGTGACATTACAACTAATTGATAGATCATTAGCTCAACTTGAAGGAAAAATCAAAGATGTCTTAGTTTGTGCGGATAAATTCATTTTTCTAGTTGATTTTATCATACTTGACTACGAGGTAGACAAAGAGCTTGCCATAATCTTGGGACGACCAATTTTAGCCACCAGCCAAACTCTTATTGATGTTTATAAAGGTGAACTAACCATGCGACTTAATGATGAGCAAGTTACCTTCAGTGTTTTTGAATCTATTCAATGCAAGGACAAAGAAGAATGCCACACTGTCAATATGCTAGATGGTCTAATTGAGGAAGAATTCAATGACCAAAGCACAGTACTTTCTGAAGAGTTTGTAGTGACATCTGATGCTTAA